In Porites lutea chromosome 1, jaPorLute2.1, whole genome shotgun sequence, a single genomic region encodes these proteins:
- the LOC140922577 gene encoding uncharacterized protein RT0683-like isoform X1, translating to MDSFNKACLWITLVCGGPSETSSDAQMRIRRRRLIIRIVILLALVGLYFYINLQNFGYYTNRFWKPVVRCRSSEEEMNQLLDLTYQIHKILDGMSIRHWLMYGSIWGALRIGRPLPWDNDVDIGFEGEGVFADMTMSEFVAPFKAAGLTVTNKWLQSGTIVISKEGLWLSVDLFAFYDDRGTMRRRGLESWVFALNYRTYHSFPKWVVEPELPKTKFGFFNISIPKGGIEILKHLYPYNWWKEVRPEGC from the coding sequence gTGTGCGGTGGTCCTAGTGAGACCAGTTCAGATGCACAGATGAGAATAAGGAGGCGAAGACTAATCATTCGTATTGTAATTCTGCTGGCTTTAGTGGGACTCTATTTTTACATCAACCTACAAAATTTTGGTTACTACACCAACAGATTTTGGAAACCAGTTGTTAGGTGTCGTAGCAGTGAGGAAGAAATGAATCAGCTTCTTGACCTTACATATCAAATTCACAAGATATTAGACGGCATGAGTATCAGACATTGGTTAATGTATGGCTCAATCTGGGGTGCACTACGCATAGGCAGACCCCTTCCATGGGACAATGATGTTGACATTGGATTTGAAGGTGAAGGTGTATTTGCTGACATGACGATGAGTGAATTTGTGGCCCCTTTTAAAGCAGCAGGATTAACAGTGACTAACAAATGGCTTCAGAGTGGAACTATTGTCATTTCAAAAGAGGGTCTGTGGTTATCTGTGgatttatttgcattttacGACGATAGGGGAACAATGAGAAGAAGAGGACTGGAGTCGTGGGTTTTTGCCCTGAACTACAGGACATATCATTCATTTCCAAAATGGGTTGTGGAGCCAGAAttgccaaaaacaaagtttGGATTCTTCAATATCTCCATTCCAAAAGGAGGCATTGAAATATTGAAGCACCTGTATCCATATAACTGGTGGAAAGAAGTTCGACCTGAAGGATGCTAG
- the LOC140922577 gene encoding uncharacterized protein RT0683-like isoform X3, translating into MRIRRRRLIIRIVILLALVGLYFYINLQNFGYYTNRFWKPVVRCRSSEEEMNQLLDLTYQIHKILDGMSIRHWLMYGSIWGALRIGRPLPWDNDVDIGFEGEGVFADMTMSEFVAPFKAAGLTVTNKWLQSGTIVISKEGLWLSVDLFAFYDDRGTMRRRGLESWVFALNYRTYHSFPKWVVEPELPKTKFGFFNISIPKGGIEILKHLYPYNWWKEVRPEGC; encoded by the coding sequence ATGAGAATAAGGAGGCGAAGACTAATCATTCGTATTGTAATTCTGCTGGCTTTAGTGGGACTCTATTTTTACATCAACCTACAAAATTTTGGTTACTACACCAACAGATTTTGGAAACCAGTTGTTAGGTGTCGTAGCAGTGAGGAAGAAATGAATCAGCTTCTTGACCTTACATATCAAATTCACAAGATATTAGACGGCATGAGTATCAGACATTGGTTAATGTATGGCTCAATCTGGGGTGCACTACGCATAGGCAGACCCCTTCCATGGGACAATGATGTTGACATTGGATTTGAAGGTGAAGGTGTATTTGCTGACATGACGATGAGTGAATTTGTGGCCCCTTTTAAAGCAGCAGGATTAACAGTGACTAACAAATGGCTTCAGAGTGGAACTATTGTCATTTCAAAAGAGGGTCTGTGGTTATCTGTGgatttatttgcattttacGACGATAGGGGAACAATGAGAAGAAGAGGACTGGAGTCGTGGGTTTTTGCCCTGAACTACAGGACATATCATTCATTTCCAAAATGGGTTGTGGAGCCAGAAttgccaaaaacaaagtttGGATTCTTCAATATCTCCATTCCAAAAGGAGGCATTGAAATATTGAAGCACCTGTATCCATATAACTGGTGGAAAGAAGTTCGACCTGAAGGATGCTAG
- the LOC140922577 gene encoding uncharacterized protein RT0683-like isoform X2, translated as MATPFPSEKEVCGGPSETSSDAQMRIRRRRLIIRIVILLALVGLYFYINLQNFGYYTNRFWKPVVRCRSSEEEMNQLLDLTYQIHKILDGMSIRHWLMYGSIWGALRIGRPLPWDNDVDIGFEGEGVFADMTMSEFVAPFKAAGLTVTNKWLQSGTIVISKEGLWLSVDLFAFYDDRGTMRRRGLESWVFALNYRTYHSFPKWVVEPELPKTKFGFFNISIPKGGIEILKHLYPYNWWKEVRPEGC; from the exons ATGGCTACCCCTTTTCCTTCGGAGAAAGAA gTGTGCGGTGGTCCTAGTGAGACCAGTTCAGATGCACAGATGAGAATAAGGAGGCGAAGACTAATCATTCGTATTGTAATTCTGCTGGCTTTAGTGGGACTCTATTTTTACATCAACCTACAAAATTTTGGTTACTACACCAACAGATTTTGGAAACCAGTTGTTAGGTGTCGTAGCAGTGAGGAAGAAATGAATCAGCTTCTTGACCTTACATATCAAATTCACAAGATATTAGACGGCATGAGTATCAGACATTGGTTAATGTATGGCTCAATCTGGGGTGCACTACGCATAGGCAGACCCCTTCCATGGGACAATGATGTTGACATTGGATTTGAAGGTGAAGGTGTATTTGCTGACATGACGATGAGTGAATTTGTGGCCCCTTTTAAAGCAGCAGGATTAACAGTGACTAACAAATGGCTTCAGAGTGGAACTATTGTCATTTCAAAAGAGGGTCTGTGGTTATCTGTGgatttatttgcattttacGACGATAGGGGAACAATGAGAAGAAGAGGACTGGAGTCGTGGGTTTTTGCCCTGAACTACAGGACATATCATTCATTTCCAAAATGGGTTGTGGAGCCAGAAttgccaaaaacaaagtttGGATTCTTCAATATCTCCATTCCAAAAGGAGGCATTGAAATATTGAAGCACCTGTATCCATATAACTGGTGGAAAGAAGTTCGACCTGAAGGATGCTAG